A genomic window from Vagococcus sp. CY52-2 includes:
- a CDS encoding alkaline phosphatase family protein, which produces MGKIESRVQRRVEQTQKKSWLRRIFTSPITKILLTLIIVYLSNFYLQLSQNTWSFSLAWKFALEWHVEKFLLGTLVLLFLDMFLISLSGSFLMGNIIYITSIGLLGIANSQKMALRMEPIYPDDLKMIFEFTMMKDIIGNTYFILTLVLIFLALAGLVYALYRSIRLSKRQQVIRLVCFVVSIAGLFYASLFNQPNNLLRKEYNKTALWIPYSQKMNYYNTGFMGGFLYNLKVEAMDKPKNYSKETIDKIVKKYDTKAKENNAKKKNKEKPNVVFIMSESFSDPEKLDGIKLNKSPITDFRSVARQSVYSGEMLSQNYGGGTANIEFEALTGISMGLLNPQMTTPYTMMLPKKTEFPSIVSSLKQQDYQTVAIHPYNTSMYKRKDVYNVLGFNRFLDENTMTHKERLSNNGYISDASAFSEVLDVMEKSDKASFVHLVTMQTHMPYNNKYTDSPYTLTNLASSASIDNYALDISYTSNALKQFIEDINKLDRQTIVVFWGDHLPSIYPDNIVEKNNPFTTHLTEYLIYDTLNKTIHHQEVMSPFYFSSLITDFSSVEQTGFNAMLLELQKILPAFEKQMYYVNGKWEKEVSFTKEERELYEDYQLMVYDLVSGEKYGQQMFNVES; this is translated from the coding sequence TTGGGTAAAATAGAATCAAGGGTTCAAAGACGAGTAGAGCAAACCCAAAAAAAATCATGGCTAAGAAGGATTTTTACTAGTCCAATTACCAAAATCTTACTAACTTTAATCATTGTTTACTTAAGTAATTTCTATTTACAATTAAGTCAAAATACTTGGAGCTTCTCGCTTGCGTGGAAGTTTGCGTTGGAGTGGCATGTTGAGAAATTTTTACTAGGAACGCTTGTATTACTATTTTTAGATATGTTTCTTATTAGTCTGAGTGGGTCATTTTTAATGGGAAATATCATTTATATCACGAGTATTGGGTTACTTGGTATTGCTAACAGTCAGAAAATGGCATTGAGGATGGAACCTATCTACCCAGATGATTTAAAAATGATTTTTGAGTTTACGATGATGAAAGATATCATTGGAAATACGTATTTTATTTTAACGTTAGTGCTGATATTTTTAGCATTAGCAGGACTAGTCTACGCCTTATATCGCTCAATTCGTTTAAGTAAACGTCAACAAGTCATTCGTTTAGTATGTTTTGTTGTCTCAATCGCAGGGCTATTTTATGCCAGTTTATTTAACCAACCAAACAATCTATTACGAAAAGAGTACAATAAAACTGCGCTATGGATTCCATATAGTCAAAAAATGAACTACTATAATACAGGTTTTATGGGTGGCTTTTTATATAATTTAAAAGTTGAAGCCATGGATAAACCAAAAAATTATTCGAAAGAAACAATCGACAAAATCGTCAAAAAATATGATACAAAAGCAAAAGAGAATAACGCTAAAAAGAAAAACAAGGAAAAACCTAATGTGGTATTTATTATGTCTGAAAGTTTTTCTGATCCTGAAAAGTTAGATGGCATTAAATTAAATAAAAGTCCTATTACTGATTTTAGGAGTGTGGCACGACAGTCTGTTTATTCTGGCGAGATGTTGTCGCAAAACTATGGTGGTGGGACAGCAAATATCGAATTTGAAGCATTGACAGGAATTTCAATGGGATTACTTAACCCTCAAATGACGACACCATATACTATGATGTTACCTAAGAAAACGGAATTTCCATCGATTGTCTCGAGTTTAAAACAACAGGATTATCAAACAGTAGCTATCCATCCTTACAATACATCCATGTATAAACGCAAAGATGTTTACAATGTTCTTGGATTTAATCGGTTTTTAGATGAAAATACCATGACTCATAAGGAAAGGTTGTCAAATAATGGTTATATTTCAGATGCCTCAGCGTTTAGTGAAGTGCTAGATGTAATGGAGAAATCTGATAAAGCGTCTTTTGTCCATCTTGTGACAATGCAAACGCATATGCCATATAATAATAAATACACGGATTCACCTTATACATTAACGAACTTAGCATCTAGCGCCTCAATTGATAATTATGCGTTAGATATTTCATACACATCAAACGCATTGAAACAATTTATTGAGGACATTAATAAATTAGATAGACAGACAATTGTGGTTTTCTGGGGGGATCATTTACCGTCAATTTACCCAGACAATATTGTAGAAAAAAATAATCCATTTACAACACATTTAACAGAGTATTTAATTTATGATACTTTAAATAAAACGATTCATCACCAAGAAGTGATGAGCCCATTTTATTTTTCTAGCTTGATTACCGATTTTTCATCTGTTGAGCAGACAGGATTCAATGCCATGTTATTGGAGTTACAAAAAATTCTTCCGGCATTTGAAAAACAAATGTATTATGTAAATGGAAAATGGGAAAAAGAAGTATCTTTTACTAAAGAAGAAAGAGAGCTCTATGAGGACTATCAGTTAATGGTTTATGATTTGGTTTCTGGTGAAAAATATGGTCAACAAATGTTTAATGTCGAATCATAA
- the nadE gene encoding ammonia-dependent NAD(+) synthetase encodes MTELQQLIIRNLQVKPYIKAKEEIAIRVAFLKDYMLAHPFLKTYVLGISGGQDSTLAGKLAQLAISELREETGDTDYKFIAVRLPYGVQKDEDDAQKSLHFIQPDESLVINIKSSVDALVKELNEGSNIVVSDFNKGNIKARQRMVSQYAVAGQRSGAVIGTDHAAENLTGFFTKFGDGAADILPLFGLNKRQGKALLKELGADKSLYEKIPTADLEENRPMIADEDALGVTYEAIDDYLEGKEVSDKDRETIERWYQKSEHKRHLPITLGDTFWVK; translated from the coding sequence ATGACAGAGTTACAACAATTGATTATAAGGAATTTACAAGTTAAGCCATATATAAAAGCTAAGGAAGAAATTGCCATACGTGTCGCCTTTTTAAAAGACTACATGTTAGCGCACCCATTTTTAAAAACGTATGTTTTAGGTATTAGCGGCGGACAAGACTCTACTTTAGCAGGTAAACTAGCACAACTAGCAATCAGTGAATTACGTGAAGAAACTGGTGATACTGATTATAAATTTATTGCCGTTCGTTTGCCTTATGGCGTGCAAAAAGATGAAGATGACGCACAAAAGTCATTACATTTTATTCAACCAGATGAGTCATTAGTTATAAATATAAAATCTAGCGTGGATGCTTTAGTGAAAGAATTAAATGAAGGTTCAAATATCGTGGTGAGTGATTTTAATAAAGGAAATATTAAAGCTCGTCAAAGAATGGTATCGCAATATGCGGTGGCCGGTCAAAGAAGTGGCGCGGTAATTGGGACAGATCATGCCGCTGAAAATCTAACAGGTTTTTTTACCAAATTTGGTGATGGCGCAGCAGATATTTTACCTTTATTTGGATTAAACAAAAGACAAGGAAAAGCCTTGCTAAAAGAACTGGGTGCTGATAAATCATTGTATGAGAAAATTCCAACAGCTGATTTAGAAGAAAATAGACCAATGATAGCCGATGAAGATGCTTTAGGTGTGACTTATGAGGCAATTGATGATTACTTAGAAGGTAAAGAAGTTAGTGATAAAGATAGAGAAACAATTGAGAGATGGTATCAAAAGTCAGAACATAAACGTCATTTACCGATTACGTTAGGAGACACGTTTTGGGTAAAATAG
- a CDS encoding type B 50S ribosomal protein L31, producing MKQGIHPEYHPVVFMDSQTGFKFLSGSTKTSEETIEWEDGNTYPVIRVEITSDSHPFYTGRQKFTQADGRVDRFNKKYGLKDENAAE from the coding sequence ATGAAACAAGGAATTCATCCAGAATATCATCCAGTAGTATTTATGGACTCACAAACAGGGTTCAAATTCTTATCTGGATCAACTAAAACATCTGAAGAAACAATTGAATGGGAAGATGGTAACACATATCCAGTTATTCGTGTGGAAATCACTTCAGATTCACATCCATTCTATACTGGACGTCAAAAATTTACACAAGCAGACGGACGTGTGGATCGTTTCAACAAAAAATATGGTCTCAAAGACGAAAACGCTGCAGAATAG